The Streptococcaceae bacterium ESL0687 genome has a segment encoding these proteins:
- a CDS encoding NUDIX hydrolase: MEFKDFEEKTLKRTDIFKGHIIDVKVDEVELPQGLGTSRRELVFHPGGVALLPITKDQKVILVRQFRKALEEVIYEIPAGKLEAGEKKDLKGAALRELEEETGFTCQDIKLISAFYTAPGFCNEKLYLYLADDLIKVENPRPQDEDEVLELEYFSLEECKELIANGQIADAKTIIAIQYWELNKN; encoded by the coding sequence ATGGAGTTTAAAGATTTCGAAGAAAAGACCCTTAAAAGAACTGATATTTTTAAGGGGCACATTATTGATGTTAAGGTTGATGAGGTAGAATTACCCCAAGGCCTTGGAACTTCTCGCCGTGAACTTGTCTTTCACCCTGGGGGAGTTGCTCTTTTACCAATCACTAAAGATCAGAAGGTTATCCTTGTTCGTCAGTTTAGAAAGGCCCTTGAAGAGGTAATCTATGAGATTCCTGCAGGAAAACTTGAGGCTGGTGAAAAGAAAGATCTAAAGGGCGCTGCCCTTCGTGAACTTGAAGAGGAGACAGGTTTTACCTGCCAAGACATCAAATTAATTTCAGCCTTTTATACTGCTCCGGGATTTTGCAATGAAAAATTGTATCTTTATCTAGCAGATGATTTGATCAAGGTTGAAAACCCTCGCCCTCAAGATGAGGATGAGGTCTTAGAATTAGAATATTTCAGTTTGGAAGAATGTAAGGAGCTGATAGCTAATGGGCAAATAGCTGATGCTAAGACAATTATTGCCATCCAATACTGGGAGTTAAATAAAAATTAA
- a CDS encoding Cna B-type domain-containing protein, producing MNKINYLLKFFILLGVFLLTPLSTFAQADAPSTKQINNIVTNAKLSSISGQSIDQVTQYSIFYLGLDFKLPNGQVNEGDTSVITLPDELTFSQLLNFDIKNANGDVVAKGVADPASKKLTLTYTSFAATHYDVSGKIQLAVKIDNNVVTEYKPYQLNLDIENSSFPLGVVTYGASSGDDPKENFLKYHWVSDDDTNEISYIIRVNAVGGKINQALVTDELQTAGMSYEKDSFKIRKGNFFIGGNGGFQLADPVDVTSQTAINYYPDSSGFSINLGNITQGYEIYYRVRLNHTPLNNEIFTNYAKLNGADSELIKQGTSTVVWQTASGEAYGYNYTINIHKTDDSGNPLKGAEFSIVRSSSGATVATVTSDENGNASISGLLRDNYVITETKAPDDYELNSNPTTVTPQDFGSDNEVTKNIINNKISKIKITGRKTWDDDNNKDGLRPDKITVHLLANGQTVQSTPVSADTDWEYEFTNLPEYKDGQKINYTVTEDSVDGYTTTINGFDITNSHTPKKTNSTATKNNDDGTTQVNPLTKEATNSNQTNQPEKKKTPVKAELPNTGIQKENNFKLIGILLLLTTTSMIFAYKKFIRVD from the coding sequence ATGAATAAAATTAATTACTTATTAAAATTTTTTATCCTTTTGGGAGTTTTCTTACTTACTCCCTTGTCCACATTCGCCCAAGCTGATGCGCCATCGACCAAACAAATTAATAATATTGTCACTAATGCAAAGTTATCTAGTATAAGCGGTCAATCTATTGATCAAGTGACTCAGTACTCTATTTTTTATTTAGGTTTGGATTTTAAACTTCCAAATGGCCAAGTCAATGAAGGAGATACCTCTGTTATCACCCTACCTGATGAATTAACCTTTTCACAACTACTGAATTTTGACATAAAAAATGCAAATGGTGATGTTGTGGCAAAGGGAGTTGCTGATCCTGCAAGCAAAAAGTTAACATTAACCTATACTAGCTTTGCAGCGACCCATTATGACGTTAGCGGAAAAATCCAACTAGCCGTAAAGATTGATAATAATGTAGTAACCGAATATAAACCCTACCAACTAAACCTAGACATAGAAAACAGCAGTTTTCCTTTAGGAGTTGTTACCTACGGGGCCTCAAGTGGCGATGATCCCAAGGAAAATTTCCTCAAATATCATTGGGTTTCAGATGATGACACCAATGAGATTAGCTACATAATCAGGGTTAATGCTGTTGGTGGAAAAATTAATCAAGCACTTGTAACAGATGAATTACAGACAGCTGGAATGAGCTATGAAAAAGATTCATTTAAAATCCGCAAGGGTAACTTTTTCATTGGTGGAAACGGGGGCTTTCAATTAGCTGATCCGGTTGATGTAACCAGCCAAACCGCCATTAATTATTATCCTGATAGCTCTGGATTTTCAATTAATCTAGGCAATATCACACAAGGATATGAAATATACTATAGGGTTAGATTAAATCATACCCCACTCAACAATGAAATTTTTACAAACTACGCTAAACTTAATGGAGCTGACTCGGAATTAATCAAGCAGGGAACAAGTACAGTTGTTTGGCAGACTGCTAGCGGTGAAGCTTATGGTTATAACTATACCATCAATATCCATAAAACTGATGATAGTGGAAATCCACTAAAGGGAGCTGAATTCTCTATTGTTAGAAGTTCGTCAGGTGCCACAGTTGCTACCGTAACAAGTGATGAAAATGGTAATGCATCTATATCCGGATTATTAAGAGATAATTATGTCATTACAGAAACAAAGGCTCCGGATGATTATGAACTTAATTCCAACCCTACTACAGTTACCCCTCAAGATTTTGGGAGCGATAACGAAGTAACTAAAAATATAATTAATAATAAAATATCAAAAATTAAGATCACAGGAAGAAAGACCTGGGATGACGATAATAACAAGGATGGTCTCAGACCAGATAAAATTACAGTCCATCTTTTAGCTAATGGCCAAACAGTGCAATCTACGCCTGTTTCTGCAGATACGGATTGGGAGTATGAGTTTACCAACTTACCAGAATATAAGGACGGCCAAAAAATAAATTATACGGTCACAGAGGATTCCGTTGATGGCTACACAACTACTATAAATGGTTTTGATATTACCAATAGTCATACACCTAAGAAAACAAATTCAACAGCAACAAAAAATAATGATGACGGCACTACTCAGGTAAACCCACTAACAAAAGAAGCAACTAACAGCAATCAAACAAATCAACCAGAGAAGAAAAAAACTCCAGTAAAAGCTGAATTACCAAACACAGGTATTCAAAAAGAAAATAACTTTAAACTAATTGGAATCCTGCTACTGCTTACCACAACAAGCATGATTTTTGCTTATAAAAAATTCATAAGAGTTGATTAA
- the glmU gene encoding bifunctional UDP-N-acetylglucosamine diphosphorylase/glucosamine-1-phosphate N-acetyltransferase GlmU, whose amino-acid sequence MKKFAIILAAGKGTRMKSDLPKVLHEVTGKTMLDHVRQAVSSINPDMEVLVVGHRSEDVLASLDNQPESVRQDEQLGTGHAVQMAAPLLDQEEGVTLVIAGDTPLITGQTLEDLFNYHQAEGATATILTALADDPTGYGRIIRDNGQVAKIVEQKDASAEEKLVPEINTGTYLFDNKALFDALTKINSDNAQGEYYLTDVIEIFKKADQKVSAYTLEDFDESLGVNDRVALAQAEKIMRTRINNKHMINGVSLISPETTYIDSDVIIKADTVIEANVVLKGRTEVGSHVLITNGSRVEDSIIRNHVEIRNSTVEESVMEEGSNIGPYGHLRPGTILHENVHIGNFVEVKGSTLGAGTKAGHLTYIGNATVGENVNFGAGTITVNYDGKNKYRTEIENNAFIGSNSTLVAPIYIGSNSLTAAGSTITSDVPQDTVAIGRARQVDKHGAAKKLPHYKNLKD is encoded by the coding sequence ATGAAGAAATTTGCAATTATTTTAGCTGCAGGTAAAGGGACTCGAATGAAGTCAGATTTACCTAAGGTTCTTCACGAGGTTACAGGAAAGACAATGCTTGACCATGTCCGTCAGGCTGTTTCAAGTATAAATCCAGACATGGAAGTTTTAGTTGTTGGTCATAGGTCAGAAGATGTTCTTGCTAGTCTGGATAATCAGCCAGAAAGTGTACGCCAGGACGAACAACTTGGAACAGGTCATGCGGTTCAGATGGCTGCTCCTTTGCTTGATCAAGAAGAAGGAGTGACCCTAGTAATTGCAGGAGATACTCCGCTAATTACTGGTCAAACCCTCGAGGATCTTTTCAACTATCACCAAGCAGAAGGAGCAACAGCTACCATTTTAACTGCTCTTGCTGATGACCCAACAGGCTATGGACGCATCATTCGTGATAATGGTCAGGTAGCTAAGATTGTTGAACAAAAAGACGCCAGTGCTGAAGAAAAATTAGTCCCTGAGATTAATACAGGAACTTACCTTTTTGATAATAAGGCCCTCTTTGATGCCCTTACTAAAATTAACAGTGACAATGCTCAAGGTGAGTATTATTTAACAGATGTTATTGAAATCTTTAAAAAGGCTGATCAAAAGGTTTCAGCCTATACCTTAGAAGATTTTGATGAAAGTTTAGGAGTAAATGACCGAGTTGCCCTTGCCCAGGCAGAAAAAATCATGCGTACAAGAATTAATAATAAGCATATGATTAACGGTGTTTCTCTTATTTCACCTGAAACAACCTACATTGATTCAGACGTTATCATCAAAGCCGATACAGTCATTGAAGCAAATGTTGTTCTTAAAGGAAGAACAGAAGTTGGTTCACATGTCCTAATTACTAATGGTAGCCGGGTTGAAGATTCAATTATCCGTAATCATGTTGAAATTCGTAACTCAACAGTTGAAGAAAGTGTCATGGAAGAAGGTTCAAATATTGGTCCTTATGGTCACTTACGTCCAGGTACCATCCTTCACGAAAATGTTCACATTGGAAACTTTGTTGAGGTTAAGGGTTCAACTCTAGGTGCTGGTACAAAAGCAGGTCATTTAACCTACATTGGTAATGCCACTGTGGGTGAAAATGTAAACTTTGGCGCAGGAACCATAACAGTTAATTACGACGGAAAAAACAAGTACCGCACAGAAATTGAAAATAATGCCTTCATTGGAAGTAACTCAACTCTTGTTGCACCAATCTATATTGGAAGTAATAGTCTAACAGCTGCAGGTTCAACAATAACCTCAGATGTTCCTCAAGACACAGTAGCAATCGGTCGTGCCCGTCAAGTTGACAAGCACGGAGCAGCTAAAAAATTACCTCATTATAAAAATTTAAAGGACTAG
- the macP gene encoding cell wall synthase accessory phosphoprotein MacP, whose translation MPKPILTDEIIREYKDKEKRLDHQIKEEMKDDTKLIRKYDKLERDLQKKQVHKSRRIENAKRSERNKNINKWILILIILISLLAFAVFKL comes from the coding sequence TTGCCTAAGCCCATTTTAACGGATGAGATTATACGAGAATACAAAGATAAGGAAAAACGCCTAGACCATCAGATTAAAGAAGAGATGAAGGATGATACTAAGCTTATTAGAAAATACGATAAGCTTGAGCGTGACCTGCAAAAAAAACAGGTTCATAAGAGTCGCAGAATTGAAAATGCAAAAAGAAGTGAAAGAAATAAAAATATTAATAAATGGATTCTCATTTTAATTATTTTAATTTCTCTCCTGGCCTTTGCTGTTTTTAAGTTATAA
- a CDS encoding ABC transporter ATP-binding protein translates to MAEDKNILEVRNLSKTYKDRQMVKDIDLTIKKGSFTALLGTNGAGKSTTISMLTLMKKPSLGSISYDGLSADKHGEEIRTKIGLVAQGSYLDDVLTVEDNLHLWAGLYKKIGEDRIKEVVALTQLEDILNHKVKELSGGQRRRADIALAILHQPEILYLDEPTTGLDIQTRTAIWELLQEMRVKEGLTIFLTSHYLDEASSADNVYIIDSGQIIAHGSAADLIKRYSKKRLTILAGDFDSIKKELDLSQSIFPISLDFDDSAAAIATLERLKAYIKDFDYRSGNMDDVFLTLTGREMH, encoded by the coding sequence ATGGCTGAGGATAAAAATATTTTAGAAGTAAGAAATTTATCAAAGACTTACAAGGATAGGCAGATGGTTAAAGATATTGATTTAACCATAAAAAAAGGAAGCTTTACAGCACTTTTAGGAACTAATGGAGCTGGGAAGTCAACGACCATTTCCATGTTGACCCTGATGAAAAAGCCAAGCCTTGGATCTATATCCTATGACGGACTTTCTGCTGATAAGCATGGTGAGGAGATTAGAACAAAAATTGGTTTGGTAGCTCAAGGAAGTTATCTGGATGATGTTTTGACAGTTGAGGATAATCTACATCTTTGGGCCGGTCTATATAAAAAGATTGGGGAAGATCGAATTAAAGAAGTGGTAGCCCTAACTCAGCTTGAGGATATTTTAAACCATAAGGTTAAGGAGCTTTCAGGGGGGCAAAGAAGAAGGGCTGATATTGCCCTAGCTATTCTTCACCAGCCTGAAATTCTTTATCTGGATGAGCCAACGACAGGCTTAGATATTCAGACAAGGACAGCTATTTGGGAGCTTCTCCAGGAGATGCGAGTTAAGGAAGGATTAACCATTTTTTTAACTAGCCATTATCTGGATGAAGCTAGTTCTGCTGACAATGTTTACATTATTGATAGCGGGCAAATTATTGCCCATGGTTCGGCCGCTGATTTGATAAAACGGTACTCGAAGAAGAGATTGACCATTTTGGCGGGTGACTTTGATTCAATTAAAAAAGAACTGGACCTTAGCCAGTCAATTTTTCCGATTTCACTTGATTTTGACGACTCTGCTGCTGCCATAGCTACTCTTGAACGGTTGAAAGCCTACATCAAAGATTTTGACTATCGGAGTGGAAACATGGATGATGTCTTTTTGACACTTACTGGAAGGGAGATGCATTAA
- a CDS encoding DEAD/DEAH box helicase: protein MKFNELGLSEDILSAIEKAGFETPSPIQEGTIPLAIAGRDVIGQAQTGTGKTAAFGLPTLDRIDVNGGIQALVIAPTRELAVQSQEELFRFGREKGVKVRSVYGGSSIEKQIKGLKSGTHIVVGTPGRLLDLIRRRALKLDQVKVLVLDEADEMLNMGFLEDIEDIIKAVPNERQTLLFSATMPDAIKRIGVKFMSNPEHIKVAAKEMTADNIEQFYIRTKEFEKFDVLTRLLDVERPELAIIFGRTKRRVDELTRGLKLLGYRAEGIHGDLAQQKRMSVLRDFKNDNLDILVATDVAARGLDISGVTHVYNYDITQDQESYVHRIGRTGRAGKSGQSITFVTNNEMGYLKAIEKLTKKEMTGMRPPTKEEAYKASLSVAFDEIKRDLADEKVVSGLGKFDQDAEKLLAEYSAEELVALLLKAKVKDPDNQPKVEIAAEKPLPFNNGSGKGGGRGGNRGNNRGGNRRGGYKGRGDRNDRDRNRNDRNSDNKKKGYYQNDKKKAHPKGQEKKAGFVMRNRGDK from the coding sequence ATGAAATTTAATGAATTAGGATTGTCAGAAGACATTCTATCAGCTATCGAAAAAGCCGGTTTTGAAACACCATCACCAATCCAAGAAGGAACTATCCCTCTAGCAATCGCAGGACGCGATGTTATCGGACAAGCTCAAACAGGGACTGGGAAAACAGCAGCTTTTGGTCTTCCAACTCTTGACAGAATTGACGTCAACGGTGGAATCCAAGCGCTAGTTATTGCCCCAACTCGTGAGCTTGCTGTTCAATCACAGGAAGAACTTTTCCGTTTTGGTCGTGAAAAAGGTGTTAAGGTTCGTTCAGTTTACGGTGGATCAAGCATCGAAAAACAAATCAAGGGACTTAAGTCTGGAACTCACATCGTTGTGGGAACTCCAGGACGTCTTCTTGACCTTATCCGCCGTCGTGCCCTTAAACTTGACCAGGTTAAAGTACTGGTTCTTGATGAGGCAGATGAAATGCTAAACATGGGATTCCTTGAAGATATCGAAGACATCATCAAGGCTGTTCCAAACGAACGTCAAACCCTTCTTTTCTCAGCTACAATGCCTGATGCCATCAAACGTATCGGTGTTAAATTCATGAGCAACCCTGAACACATCAAGGTAGCTGCTAAGGAAATGACTGCTGACAACATCGAGCAGTTCTACATCCGCACAAAAGAATTCGAAAAATTCGATGTCCTTACTCGCCTTCTTGACGTTGAACGTCCTGAGCTTGCAATCATCTTCGGACGTACTAAACGCCGTGTTGACGAGCTAACTCGTGGACTTAAACTTCTAGGATACCGCGCTGAAGGAATCCACGGAGACCTTGCCCAACAAAAACGTATGAGCGTTCTTCGTGACTTCAAAAATGACAATCTTGATATCCTGGTTGCAACTGACGTTGCTGCCCGTGGACTTGATATCTCAGGTGTAACTCACGTTTACAACTACGATATCACTCAAGATCAAGAGTCATACGTTCACCGTATCGGACGTACTGGTCGTGCTGGTAAATCAGGTCAATCAATTACTTTCGTTACAAATAACGAAATGGGTTACCTGAAAGCCATCGAAAAACTTACTAAAAAAGAAATGACTGGTATGCGTCCGCCAACAAAAGAAGAAGCATACAAGGCCAGCCTTTCAGTAGCATTTGATGAAATCAAACGCGACCTTGCTGACGAAAAAGTTGTTTCAGGACTTGGTAAGTTTGATCAAGATGCTGAAAAACTTCTTGCAGAATACTCTGCAGAAGAACTTGTAGCCCTACTTCTTAAGGCTAAGGTTAAAGATCCTGACAACCAACCTAAGGTTGAGATTGCTGCTGAAAAACCACTTCCATTTAACAATGGTTCTGGTAAAGGTGGTGGACGTGGTGGAAACCGCGGAAACAACCGTGGCGGTAACCGTCGTGGTGGTTACAAGGGACGTGGTGATCGTAATGACCGCGACCGTAACCGTAACGACCGCAATAGCGATAACAAGAAAAAAGGTTACTACCAAAACGACAAGAAAAAAGCTCATCCTAAAGGACAAGAGAAAAAAGCTGGTTTCGTAATGCGTAACCGTGGTGACAAATAA
- a CDS encoding class A sortase, giving the protein MTQLSNLEIISASYNKQYSLLQMGFVFLVSFLLSFLFYFLFLKIRRRPSSYKKIGLTSILLGLIFASLVLGVQTLYQKNTFAIQNKVLNFINYYKQKDENKRADLDNTSRQDIEKMVMRQAVRGLDKQGFVSIPSRSILLPIYNDAYSDTGLNAGAAYANKSQGDPLGTTIPRMGQGNYGLAAHNFNDGKTGFSSLQKEINNDSPYISNGKLSGSNWLNGQTVLLANASGIYEYQITGQTLVTKDTTSVLNPSENPELTIVSCLFPSTDYRIITHALLKNTYTWEEAPQKFVNEFNLKVKSTNAHVSWWNPGTEEGANGDKGGSS; this is encoded by the coding sequence ATGACACAATTATCAAATTTAGAAATTATTTCTGCATCATATAATAAGCAATATTCACTTTTACAAATGGGATTTGTTTTCCTAGTTTCTTTCCTCCTTTCCTTCCTCTTTTATTTTCTATTTTTAAAAATAAGAAGACGCCCTTCAAGCTATAAAAAAATAGGACTGACTTCAATTTTACTAGGACTTATATTCGCATCTCTTGTTTTAGGTGTCCAAACCTTATATCAAAAAAACACATTTGCTATCCAAAATAAAGTTTTAAATTTTATAAACTACTATAAACAAAAGGATGAAAATAAAAGGGCTGATTTGGATAACACTTCACGCCAGGATATAGAAAAGATGGTAATGCGTCAAGCTGTCCGAGGACTAGATAAACAAGGTTTCGTATCCATTCCCAGCCGAAGTATCCTCCTTCCCATCTATAATGATGCCTATAGTGACACGGGACTAAATGCTGGAGCTGCCTATGCCAATAAGTCTCAGGGTGATCCCCTAGGGACAACCATACCTAGAATGGGACAAGGAAACTACGGGCTAGCGGCCCATAACTTCAATGATGGTAAAACTGGATTCAGTAGCCTCCAGAAGGAAATAAATAATGATTCACCCTATATCAGCAACGGAAAATTATCTGGATCTAACTGGCTGAACGGTCAAACTGTACTCCTTGCAAATGCTAGCGGCATCTATGAGTACCAAATCACGGGTCAAACTCTAGTAACAAAAGATACTACATCTGTTTTGAATCCAAGTGAAAATCCTGAATTAACAATAGTCAGCTGCCTCTTTCCATCAACTGACTACCGAATCATAACCCATGCCCTACTAAAAAATACTTACACCTGGGAGGAAGCCCCTCAAAAATTTGTCAATGAATTTAATTTAAAAGTCAAAAGTACAAATGCCCATGTCTCTTGGTGGAACCCAGGTACCGAAGAAGGTGCTAACGGAGACAAGGGAGGAAGCAGTTAA
- a CDS encoding ABC transporter permease: MKSIIVRNLKLYFKEPMTIFFSLLSSLIALILYFAFLRETYLDNLKNIPGREGFADVWILAGLLAVTGITVCYQSMSQLVIDRSSGKLQYFRLTDTKISAIYSGYFLSSFIIGTAMQFLVYFISIGIFYLTDGVEPRLQSLLPLSGAVLLNSLLSAALSLVITGFIKNRNSLNALGTIIGTLSGFLTGIYIPIGSLPELGQSVIRSFPGAYSAALFREILLKEQLRDSFNSLPSVVQNKYLELFGIGLKINGHLTSPLENILIILASSVVFTIISVFVIRKTIKKGL, encoded by the coding sequence ATGAAATCAATTATAGTCAGAAATTTGAAACTGTATTTTAAGGAACCAATGACGATTTTTTTCTCACTTCTAAGTTCCTTAATAGCTTTAATTCTTTACTTTGCTTTTCTAAGAGAAACCTATTTGGATAATTTGAAAAATATTCCTGGACGAGAAGGTTTTGCTGATGTTTGGATTTTAGCGGGTCTTCTTGCTGTTACAGGGATTACTGTTTGCTACCAGTCTATGTCACAACTTGTAATTGATAGATCGTCTGGCAAGCTTCAATATTTTAGATTGACTGATACTAAAATTTCAGCTATCTACTCGGGTTATTTCCTATCCAGCTTTATTATAGGGACAGCCATGCAGTTTTTAGTTTATTTTATCTCGATTGGGATTTTCTATTTAACAGATGGAGTTGAACCAAGGCTTCAAAGTTTACTTCCTTTATCTGGAGCCGTATTATTAAATAGCCTCTTGTCAGCAGCTTTAAGTCTTGTGATTACTGGGTTTATAAAAAATCGAAATAGTTTAAATGCCCTGGGAACAATTATTGGGACTTTATCAGGATTTTTGACAGGTATCTATATTCCTATTGGTAGTCTACCTGAATTAGGACAAAGTGTTATCAGGAGTTTTCCGGGAGCTTATAGTGCAGCTCTTTTTAGGGAAATACTTTTAAAGGAACAATTAAGAGATAGTTTTAATTCTTTGCCGTCTGTTGTTCAAAACAAGTATCTTGAATTATTTGGCATTGGTCTAAAAATTAATGGACATCTTACATCTCCACTTGAAAATATTTTAATCATTCTTGCTAGTTCAGTAGTTTTTACTATAATTTCGGTCTTTGTTATTAGAAAGACTATAAAGAAAGGCTTATAG
- a CDS encoding 5'-methylthioadenosine/adenosylhomocysteine nucleosidase has protein sequence MKIGIIAAMDEELRLLTENLESSQKAMVHGNVYYEGVLGRHEVVLVKSGIGKVMSALAVGILVDRFKVDAIINTGSAGGIGGDLKVGDLVIGDRLAYNDVDVTAFGYAYGQMAGQELYYESSKYFVSQLKNVTEDKAKVGLITSGDSFISSQEKINQIKDHFPQVLAVEMEGASIAQAAHNLNKPFVILRAISDTGNEEASISFDEFIIEAGKKSAQVILDLLKKMK, from the coding sequence ATGAAAATTGGAATAATTGCTGCCATGGACGAGGAGCTTCGCCTTCTGACAGAAAATTTGGAATCAAGCCAAAAGGCTATGGTTCACGGAAATGTTTACTATGAAGGTGTTCTTGGCCGCCATGAGGTGGTCCTTGTAAAATCAGGGATTGGAAAAGTCATGAGTGCCCTTGCTGTTGGAATCTTAGTAGATAGATTCAAGGTTGATGCAATTATCAATACAGGTTCAGCCGGAGGAATTGGCGGTGACCTCAAGGTCGGAGATTTGGTCATTGGAGATCGTCTTGCCTATAATGATGTCGATGTTACAGCCTTTGGTTATGCTTACGGGCAAATGGCTGGTCAAGAGCTTTATTATGAATCAAGCAAGTACTTTGTATCCCAGTTGAAAAATGTAACTGAAGATAAGGCTAAAGTTGGTCTTATTACAAGTGGCGACAGCTTTATTTCAAGTCAGGAAAAGATTAATCAAATTAAGGATCATTTTCCACAAGTTTTAGCAGTTGAAATGGAAGGGGCAAGTATTGCTCAAGCAGCCCATAATTTAAATAAACCCTTTGTTATCTTAAGGGCCATAAGTGATACTGGAAATGAAGAAGCCAGCATAAGTTTTGATGAATTTATCATCGAAGCTGGTAAAAAATCGGCCCAAGTTATCCTAGATTTATTAAAAAAGATGAAGTAG
- a CDS encoding LytTR family DNA-binding domain-containing protein encodes MVKIVIKIIPPEEEEEIICHIHNISDYRKEILDKLKVAEITYFIGKSEGKFYKITTDDIYYFESVDKKTFIYTKNEEFEIEDRLYILESKLKKLKFTRISKSMIVNIEKITMIRPSFSGRFEAKLENGEGIKISRKYVPDLKKAYGLGDKER; translated from the coding sequence ATGGTAAAAATAGTTATTAAAATTATCCCTCCAGAAGAAGAGGAAGAAATAATATGTCATATCCATAATATTAGTGATTATAGAAAAGAAATTTTGGATAAATTAAAAGTTGCTGAGATTACATATTTTATAGGAAAAAGTGAGGGAAAATTTTATAAAATAACCACTGATGATATATATTACTTTGAGTCAGTTGACAAGAAGACATTCATATATACTAAAAATGAGGAATTTGAAATAGAGGATAGACTTTATATTCTTGAAAGTAAATTGAAAAAATTAAAGTTTACTAGGATATCTAAATCGATGATTGTAAATATCGAAAAAATTACAATGATTCGCCCCAGCTTCAGTGGCCGTTTTGAGGCCAAGCTTGAAAACGGAGAAGGAATAAAAATATCTAGAAAGTATGTCCCAGATTTAAAAAAAGCATATGGTTTAGGAGATAAAGAAAGATGA